ATACGGACAAGATAGATTACGCAGCCCTGAAGTCAATGGTAGGTCGCTCCGTACAAGTAAAAGAAAACATCGTGGAACAAGATCCGCTGGAACACGGCATCCGCAAGGCCCTGAACCTGGGACATACCGTAGGGCATGCTTTCGAAAGCCTTGCCCTTGCCGAAGGACGCCCTGTGCTGCATGGCTATGCCGTTGCCTGGGGAATTGTTTGCGAACTGTACCTTTCTTATATAAAAGTAGGCTTTCCAAAAGACAAAATGCGCCAAACCATTCAGTTCGTAAAAGAGAACTACGGTGGTTTTGCCTTTAACTGTAAGCAGTACGACCAACTTTATGAACTGATGAAGCACGATAAGAAGAATACCTCCGGTGTCATTAACTTTACGCTATTGAAAGAAGTCGGAGACATTTGTCTGAACCAGACGGCTGATAAAGATACGATATTCGAAATGTTCGATTTCTATAGAGAGTGCATGTAACGACTTTTACCTCAGCATATAAAAAAAATGTCTTGAAGGATAAAAGGTGTTGTCTTGAAGGATAAAAGGTGTTGTCTTGAAGGATAAGGGAGTCGTCTTGAAGGATAAAAGGTGTTGTCTTGAGGAGCAATATCTTTTCAAAGAATGTCTTTCAGCATCCCCTCAAGCATAATACACCGAAGGAATATCAGTGATTAAGATTCCGTATTGCATTGAAAAATTTTGCAGACATTCTTAAACACGTCTATTAGGGACAAACCCATTATAACAAATAAGGTAGGACAACTATTGCCCTAGCCATGTTTTAAGTGCCCTGTTAAAAACCTTATTCTTGTTTTTATAATATCATACCAAGAACTATTTTCAAAACACAGCAGCTAATTTCTTTATATTGTTTAGCTTTTCACCCAAAGAGTCATTCTTTCGTGCTACCTGTATATTGTAATCCGTCTGCATTCTTACAAGCAAATCAGCATTGATACTCAAAGCTGCCTCTAAAAGCAAGGCAAATTCTGTTGTTATGTAAATTATTTGCTGCTATACCCATAGTTCCTCCTATTTATAATGATTTGTAATATCCACCAAAGAGCATATCTCTATGACTGCTTGATTACCCGCATTAGCTATTTCCCGAAATTCAAGCTTATATTGGCCGTTGATACGTAAAAAAGAAAGTCCTTTTTTATCACCTTTCATCGGTTTTTCCTTTTTCATAAAGTTCTGCCAAATACTCCTTTTCAAATTCTACATCCATATAACTACTCTTCGGTGATGCAAATTTAGATATAAATGCGAATCAGTAGTTGAATTATAAATCAAGATTTATATGCCAGTGTTATAAGAAAACAGCTAACGAAGCTGTTTTATCCTATTTAGAGTTTAATCTAAGCAGCACTTCACAACACGATTATATAACACTGATAACAAATAAGATACAGTACAAACAGATATATTTATATATATTTTATCAACGATTTATTTGCAGATTAAAAATAAAGCACTACTTTTGCATCCGCAATTCGGGATGTAGCTCAGCCCGGTAGAGTACGCGTCTGGGGGTAATGAAATGAGCAAAGATTAAAAACATTGCAATATAATATAAGTCAAGGAGTTAAGCTAATACTTAACTCCTTATTTTTTACCTGCGAATAAAATTCGATTAAAGTTTTCGGACAAATTGGTGCAAATACATCCAAAAAGTCACTCAATATTCCTTTTGTATTTATTTGCAATGCCGGATAGAATCAGAAGGCTTCAAATTAAGAACTTCCTCAGCCTCCTCACATCCAAGGTCAGCAGCTTCTTGATAGAAACTATATGCTACCTCTAAGTCAATATCCTCACCATACAAACCTTTATGGTAAATTTCCCCTGTTAAATACAATGCATACGGACTCCTTTTTTCCCTCAAATCAGATAATACACTCAAGGCAGACCGCACACACAATGGTTCTCTTGATTCTCCACCATAAAGAAATAGATTAAAGGCTTCCCACAATGCATCCTCATCAACGAATGCAAGTTCCTTAAATTCATCTTTAGAAAACAATGCTGCACACCTAAAAAACTCGGCAGCCTCCAAAGGGTCTTTCTCTAAATCGGGAGCCCCATACTTATAAAGATACGCAAATGTAATGTCTGCTTTATCATGCCCTAAACTCCTTGCTTGGTTTAAATAGAACATTGCCTTATGCGTATTTTGTTCTACGTTTAGACCTTTCAAATACATCATTCCTAATGTGAAAGCTGCCTCCGAATCTGTATCCGTATTCTTGATGAGATTAAACAACCTACTCTTACAACGACCAACTGTAATGCCATAGGCTTTTGACGTTTCTATTATCATAATTTTATATTTTTAGATTTATACTTTTTAATTTATCACTGCATATCTCGTTTAGAACGAAACATAAACTTAAGGCAAAGGAATTGGTCCGTCACGTATTAAATGATTGTTGCTAAATAATTTTATTTTTCTCATGTTTTCAATATTCTATTCGGTCGTATAACGAAGAAATTGAAAACCATTTCTGTTAATTTCCAGTTAAAAAACATCTATTGGAAGTTAATAAACATCAATACACAATACTGAAGACAACCTTAAAATCAAATGAATTGTTACAGGAAGTTTGCATTTAAAGAATCTTTTACCCCTCTATTAGAAACAAAACCAATATAACAAACAGGGTAGGACAACTATTGCCCTACCCCTATCTTATATGCTCCGTTAGAAGCCTCATTGTTGTTATCTACTTGTATATTGAATATACCTCAATAGGAACTGTATCTACTAAGCCATGTTTTACATAGCTTAAAGAAACAAGTTTTTCATCTACAGTTTTCCAATACAAAGAATACTTTCCTTTTTTCACAATGTTATCCTCAACTATCTTTCTTATTTCTTTAGGTGCTTCTATTTGATTGGAATCATTCCACAACGAACTTCTATATGGATATTTAAAATACAAATAAGAACTTTCTTTTTTATCATAAAGCACAGAACATTCATGCTCTTTTATTTTTAACTTGGGGTGAAATGTCATACTAAAGAACACTTTACCGTTAATGACTTTCGCAGTCTTTCCCC
The nucleotide sequence above comes from Bacteroides intestinalis DSM 17393. Encoded proteins:
- a CDS encoding tetratricopeptide repeat protein, producing the protein MIIETSKAYGITVGRCKSRLFNLIKNTDTDSEAAFTLGMMYLKGLNVEQNTHKAMFYLNQARSLGHDKADITFAYLYKYGAPDLEKDPLEAAEFFRCAALFSKDEFKELAFVDEDALWEAFNLFLYGGESREPLCVRSALSVLSDLREKRSPYALYLTGEIYHKGLYGEDIDLEVAYSFYQEAADLGCEEAEEVLNLKPSDSIRHCK